DNA from Candidatus Omnitrophota bacterium:
CACACCAAGCTGGTGCGCCGCCACCCGCATGTATTCGGAGAGACAAAAGCCGCCAATGTGGATGAGGCCCTGCAGTCCTGGCACAAAATAAAACAGGCCGAACGCGGGGTCACCTACGAATCGGCCATGGATGATGTGCCGGCAGGTCTCCCGGCTCTGTTGCAGGCCAAGGAGATACAAAAAATCGCCGCCAAAGTCGGTTTTGACTGGCCGGCCGCCGGGCCCGTTTTCGAAAAGCTCCGGGAGGAACTCAAAGAGTTTGAACGGGCTCGAGATGAGGCTTCTCTCAGCGATCTTCAAGAAGAGCTCGGCGACCTGTTTTTCACACTCGTCAACTTGTCCCGCCACTACAAAATAGATCCGGAGACGGAACTGCGCTGCGCCAACACCAAGTTCCTCGAGCGTTTTCGCCACATGGAGCGCTCGGCACAGGAAAAGGGCCGCAAGCTTGACGACCTCTCCCCGGACCAGCTCGAAGAATTGTGGGCGGCCGCTAAACAGTCTACGAGCTGATAAAAAGGTGCTGCACTACCGAACCCGCGGCACCCAAAGCCACCGCATCCTCGCCCAAGCGGGCGGGGATCACCTCTAAACCGCTGGAAGTCTCTTCAAAGGTACGCTGTTTGATCACGCGTGTGGCTGCATCAATCAAGGCCGAGCCCGCGCGCTCCATGCCGCCGCCCACCACAATCATCTCAGGTGTCAGCAAGTTCACCAGCTCCGCGAGCTTGGCGCCCAGCTTCTCGCCCACGGCAACGGCCGTCTGCGGGTCGATTTCCCGTCCTTCGGCTGCAGCCTGCGAAAGCTTCTCCACATCCTCGCCCTGGACCACGCACGTGCGCACCACTTTGCCGTCGACCTGCTCAACACGGTCAATGACGCCGGCATTGTAATTGATACCCCGGTACACACGACCGTTGATGACCAGACCGCAAGTCCCCACGCCGTACAGATAGAGCAGATCCTTGAGCCGCGTATCCAGGCTCAACCATTTCTCGGCAAAAGTGGCGTAGGCCACGTTCGAGCCGATAAAGGACTCGATACCCAGCTTCTGCTCCAGCAGGTTCTTGTAGATGAGTCTGCGACCCTGGGCCAAAATGCCCGGAAGCCCTAAGCCCACGCCCTTCACTACCTGAGAATCCACACGGGACTGCTCCATAAGCTCGGCTACAATGCCGTATAGAAGTTGCAGGTCGTCTTCGCGTTCTACCTTAATCGGCGGCTTCTTGAGCTTGGTCACCACATTGGCCTTCAGATCAATCATCACGCCGAGGGTACCCGTCTGCATAACCGCCAACCCAATCGCGTAACCCGCAGAAGCATTGAGTTCCACCAATGCGGGACGCCGGCCTCCGCTGGATACATCCAATCCCTTCTCCAGCACATAGCCCTTGGAAACCAAATCCGCCACGTACTTGGACGTGGTCACAAGATTTTGGTCGGTTAACTTTGCAATCTCCACGCGGGAAAGCGGTCCGTCACGGCGGATCGCCTCCAGAATGGACAGTGTCTTCCTTTCGCGCTCGGAAAGGATTTGATCTGCGAACAGTACTATATTCATAGCCTCACCTCAGGTTTTTGGCCCGTTCAATGAACTCCTTGACCTTACCGGGATCTTTTCGCCCCGGGAACTCCTCCACTCCGCTGGACACATCCACGGCATAAGGCGCCACTTGCCTTATCGCCTCACTTACGTTGTAAGGGCTCAAACCCCCGGAAAGAATGAGCGGCACATTCCAGCTCTTAGCTCGCGTAGCCACGTACCAATCAAAACTCTTGCCCGTGCCTCCCGCCATATTCTCAGAGTAAGTGTCCAGCAAAACTGCATCCGCGTCTTGCGGGCTGATCTCGTCTACAAACTCCTCACCGCGGACTCGGGTCGCCTGAATAATGCGAATTCCCCGGCTGCGAAGCAATTTTCTTTCATAAGGACTGGTCGCCCGGTGCATCTGCACCGCATCCAAAGAACAGTCGCGGATCAATTCAAAAATCTCATCCACACTCTGGTTGACAAAAACGCCCACGCGCACGACAAGCGGCCCCAATTCCCTGCAAATGGCCATGGCGGTTTCGGCATTCACGCGCCGGGGGCTCTCCGCAAAAACCATGCCAATGGCATCCGCCCCGCAGCGCACGGCCCAAATCGCGTCTTCCACTCTGGCAATCCCGCAAATTTTGACTCGAATCATCAGTCCACCGTTAGTTCGTTGATCGTCATTGCGAGCTGCAGGCGAAGCAATCTATGTTCCGCACAGACGGCCGCGCACCGTTCGCAATAACGGCACTCTCAACCAAACAGCTCCGCAACAGTCGCCTCGACCCCAGCACCTTTGAGCAGCGACTCTCCGATCAGCACGGCGCACGCGCCCAGATCGCGCACTTCCTCAATCTGGGCCCGCGTGTGGATCCCGCTCTCCGCCACCCAACTCCGATCCGCAGGAATCAAGGAACACAGCCTGGCGCAGGTCCCGGTATCCATCTCCAGGTTTCGAAGGTCCCGGTTATTGACGCCCACCAATCCGGCACCGGCCTCCACGACTTTTTTCAAATCCTCTTCCGTGTGCGCCTCGGCCAGGATGTCCAAACCAATCCCGCGCGCAATCCCGAGGAACTCCTCCAACTCCCCTTTGGAAAGCAGCTCACCGATTAAAAGCGCGGCATCCGCATTGGCGGCCCGGGCTTCATAAAGTTGGTAAGCGCTCACGATGAATTCTTTTCTCAAGACCGGCAAAGAAACACTGGCCCGAACTTGCGATAATGTTTCAAGAGAACCCCCAAAATGAACCGAATCCGTAAGCACTGAAATCGCCGCAGCCCCGGACTTCTCATAAGTCCTTGCGAGCCTCTCTGGATCCAAATCCGGTTGCAGGTTTCCGGCCGAGGGCGACCTTCTTTTTATTTCCGCAATGAGCCCCGGCTTTGCAGCTTTCATAATTGATTTTTGAAAGCCGCGCACCGGCTCCGCAGCCAACGCGCGTTCTCTAACCTCGTCTAGACTCAGGCTCTGCGCCAAGACTTGTACTTGTTGCTTCTTCTCTTGGGCAATCTGTTCTAGAAAATCCATCCGGCTTCCTGTGAAACTTTCTATAAGGAGATTCATATCACTAAGAAAGAATACCACAAGGTAGTAAAATATACAATATTAAAAGTAGGCATAAAAAAAGCCCCACCCTTAGGCCGGGACTTCTAGATTTTTATATAACTTATCTATTTTCAGTATCTTACGTAGTATCAGAGAGATTCTTCCAAAAGACCCCTGGCCTCCGCAAGCCTGGATGGATCCCTTCCCGTCTCACGCCTAAATGTTTCCGAATCAGCCACAGCCGGACCCGCCGGAACCTCTCCCAGAAGGGCAAACTCGACCTGGTCAACCAAGGGCACCGGAGACCTCAGATCGATGTTGAGGAAAATCTGCCCCTGCCCACCCGCGCCCGGGGATTCCATCCGCAGGCCGGGAACCGCCCCCTCCACATGCTGTAATTCCACACGCACAGCGCCGGAAGGCAGATCAGCCGCCACAGAGCGAATCAAATCCACCAAGTACGCTTCCAGATCATTTTGAGGGCTTTGCTTGGTGATGCCATCCCCAACGCTCAAGGTCACTGCCAGGTCGAGGGCCACAGCCGGATCCACCTCTGGCCAGGCTCTGGGCTCCCCAAAACCCACCTGTTTCTTCTCTGGATCAAAACTGAATCGGTCGCTCACCCACTCATACACCACGCGCCCTCTTAAATCCTCGAACTGCACCAAACGCCAAGGACTCTGCCAGCGGCGGGCACCCTCCCCTATTTGCTGCGATTCAAAGGGCCGGATCCGCCTCCACTCCTCAATCTCCCGTAGCGCACTGAGAATGATCCTGAGCGTATTTCTTTGGGTATTTTCAGCCGGATTCCCCAGCATCGCACTTCTTCTTTGCAACTCCTTTTCGAGCAGATTGAGCCATCCTTCAAAATAAATTTCTGCGGGAAGCCCCTGAGCCAAGAGCTCGTGGAAACCCCGCACCAATCGCTGCCGGTGCTCCCCATGCAACTGGTTCAGCACATAACCCAAGCCGGAGGCCCGGTCCGAATTGCGGCTGAAGGGCAGAATGACTTCGTAGTCTTCAAAGGTGTCTTTGCCGATAAATGCGCCGGGCCCGACAATGGCCCCATTCACAGGCAAGTGCCCGATTCCAATCTGCAGAAAAGCAATGAAATCCAAGAGGGTGGGAAAGCCTCCTGGCTGCTGCTTGGCGCCCCCGCCCACATTGGCCAAAGAAAAGCCCCCCAAGGAAGCCACCACATAGATCCCTCCGTCGCCCTCAATCACCTCCTTGACTTGATCCGGATTATTGAGAAAGGACCGCGGAGGATAATGCCCCGCGGGGAAGAAAAGCACACTGTGTGTCAGGGTGATAATGCCTGCTTCCAGGTCTGATATCGTATGCCCGTTGGCTGAGCGCTGAGCCTGAAGGGAATCATTCATCACCCGGCCCCCAAAAACCGAATATGCTGCCACAAAACTCCTCTTCATGGACGCGCCAAAACGTGCTTCTCCGTGCAGCGTGGAATCTTTGAGCGCCCGGACACGCTTGGCCACTGATTGAGGCCCCAGGACTGTGTCCACGATCCCCTCCTGCGACAAAACTCCGCGCACCTGGGCGCCTGCCTTCACTGTGGTGCGCAAGACACGAGTCCCGGAACGTTCCAGACTTCCGGTGCCATTGAGGTAAATTTCCGGGGAATCCGGCAATTCGGATTCCAGCACTTCCTCACCTGTCTGCTGTACGGCACTCAAGATGGCTTGACGCCAAGAGTCCGATATCGGCAGATTGGCAGGCAGTATTTCTCCTGTGACGGGAATCAGTGGCTGAGGGTTCTTGCGGCCCCGGGTTAAGAGCAACGCCATTTCCACCACTGCGTCCTCCTCGATTTCCACTCTCCGATCCAGACTTGTATCCGCGCCTTCCACGTGGGAAAAAGCCACCCGTCCCCCGCCCAAGGTATTCTGCATGCTGCAAAAACGGGCTGAGAGTTTCTGGTTCCCGGATTTATGGTCCACAATTCTGGACTGAATAATCTCCCCCTGGACCGTACTATTGACCACAATACTGGAGTGAATCCGGGTATTAGGAAGCAACACAGTGCTCCCTGCCAAGAGAATATCGCCTGAGAGCCGGATCTCGCCGCTCTCCAACCCCTGCGCCGGCAATTGAAACAAATGATCCACCCAAATTTGCGTGCCCGGCTCCACAATATATCCTGCTAAGTCTCGAAGCTTTTCAATTTCGCCAGACGACAAAAGTCTGAATTCGATTCCTTGGCGCGCCATCTTGTTAATGTGCTCTTGAATACTGCTTTCTGAAAGCTCCCGGTGATCCAACTTAAATGCACCCGGATCCCTTCCGGCTTCGCGAAGCACGCTGCGCTCGCTCAGCGCTTTGCCGATGCTTTCCTGGGCTCCGTTGGTTCTGAGGGAATTGAACAAAAGCTGAAGCTCCTGGGTCTCTGCAGTCTCTTCCAAGTCGCTCACGGTCTCCTGCAGGCTCTGCACCCGCCATGGAGCAATCGGCTCTTCCAAACGCCTTTGGAGTGCGTTGTTGACAAACTCTCCGTCCTGCCAAAAATACTTGAAACTTGGGTACTCGGCCTTGAGGGCCCTGTGTCCACCTTTCTGGACAAAGTCCAGCAGCCGGACCGCATCCGCCTCTATCTCCAGCCCCAAGACTTCCGCATAGGCCTGCAGACCTTCAAACAGCTTTTGCATCCCCTGATTCTGAGCAATCCGCTCCAGAGACACCTCTCCGCGGGCTTGGAATTGCGCATAGCGCATTTCCTTTTCGATTAACTCTGCCGTGCGCCAAAAGCCGTCGTTAAAGGCCTGCCAAAAACGCCGCGCATGCCGCTCATCCCAGTTTTCACCACGAAGCTGCAGGCGCTCCTGGTCTTCGGCAATCATTCCCAGAATCCAGTCTTCGTCCAGGACCCCGCCCGCAATATCCCATTGTGTCTTGCTCATCCCATAGGTTTTGCTGAATTCCGGCGCTTCAGAACCCACCATTTCTCCGAAATGCCGCGATCCAAAACGCAGAACTGTCAGATCGCTCCTGGACCGGATATCGTCCCAATTCCGGGGCCGGCCCTTAAGCGTGTAAATATTCGAGCGGGATCCCACCCAAATATAGGGCTCGTAGAACACATCTCCATAGGACTCTCCCTCAGCCCCGGTCCAATTGGCTGTAATATGGCCCGGCGAAATCCAAACCGGAGTGGGATGATCGACTCGCTGTTTTCCATCTCCCATCTCTACTTCTGTATAGGGAAGAGCGACTCCCGCAAAAAAGCTCAGGCGAGGCGACAAAGCATACTGTGTGGGTGCCCCGAGGATGTCCGCGCCGCTTCCAAAGCCCAATTGGTCATCCGCGATAATCCCCCCGTAGATTCCGAGCACCGCTCTGGAACCCGGATACATTTGCGTCTTCTCCAAAAGAGTGGCCAGCTCCACATAAGCATCCACAGCCGCAGTATCCGCCATGATGTGGCTGTTGTTGACATAGGTATTCAGCAAAGTCACACCGGTTTCAATTATTGTGGCTGTTCCGGGCTGCATGGCCCCGGGCAAATCAGGATAAAGACTCTGTCCCTTCCGGAATCCAAAAGAATAAACCTGAGACTGATCTGAAATCGTCACTTGATCCCCAATGCTCACAAAATTGGCGGTTTCATCCTTTGTAAATAGACCGGCTGCACCCCGGATAAGGGACTTCTCCACATTCAAGTCTCGGCCCGCAAGCACGTACTCCAATTCCGCGAAATGGACTTTGGCATTGTCTCCGATCACAGAATTTCCGATGACAGATCCTGAAATCCGGGCACCCGCACCCAAATACACAGGACCGTCAAAATAGTTGTTGGTGAGCTGAGCGGCCCCGCTTCCGAGATCAAACTCGGGAGCCACCCACACCTGGGACCAATCCGCTGCGCTGTTTTGCCGGCCCTGGAGTATTTCAATTTCATCCAAGGTGAGCGGCCTCCTTTGCAGAGGCATCCAAGGAAGCACCCGCCCGCCCGCGTCCCCCATCAAAGCCCAAAGCGCCTCCACACTCTCCGGACGCTCCGATCCATACAATGCTTTCCATTCGCCATCCCGATTCTCAAAAGACTCCCACTCTGCCACAACCAAGTCCGAGAAAAACTGCATCAGACGCGGCTCCACACCTGCCTCAAACCCGGCCGCAGAAGCGAGACCGCGCAACTCCTCCTCGATCTGCGCGAGCAGCCCGGGGCTCAGCCAATCGAGCATTTCTCCGGCAGACGCCGGATCCTGGAGCAGGGCCACGGCCCGGTCCACAAGCAGAGGCTGAAGCTGTCCAAAGGGCGCGGCCAACCGGTGAGAATGCGCTGTGGGAGAGAGCTGATGGGCGCGCGCCAACAAGTCCTGCACAGAGGCCCGCTGCCCTTGCATAAGGCGGTAATAGCGGGATTCATTGATTTCCGTTCTGACTGCCGGGGTGATGACCACAGTGGAGATTCCCGCTT
Protein-coding regions in this window:
- a CDS encoding phosphoribosylanthranilate isomerase yields the protein MIRVKICGIARVEDAIWAVRCGADAIGMVFAESPRRVNAETAMAICRELGPLVVRVGVFVNQSVDEIFELIRDCSLDAVQMHRATSPYERKLLRSRGIRIIQATRVRGEEFVDEISPQDADAVLLDTYSENMAGGTGKSFDWYVATRAKSWNVPLILSGGLSPYNVSEAIRQVAPYAVDVSSGVEEFPGRKDPGKVKEFIERAKNLR
- the trpC gene encoding indole-3-glycerol phosphate synthase TrpC produces the protein MDFLEQIAQEKKQQVQVLAQSLSLDEVRERALAAEPVRGFQKSIMKAAKPGLIAEIKRRSPSAGNLQPDLDPERLARTYEKSGAAAISVLTDSVHFGGSLETLSQVRASVSLPVLRKEFIVSAYQLYEARAANADAALLIGELLSKGELEEFLGIARGIGLDILAEAHTEEDLKKVVEAGAGLVGVNNRDLRNLEMDTGTCARLCSLIPADRSWVAESGIHTRAQIEEVRDLGACAVLIGESLLKGAGVEATVAELFG
- a CDS encoding MazG family protein, which gives rise to HTKLVRRHPHVFGETKAANVDEALQSWHKIKQAERGVTYESAMDDVPAGLPALLQAKEIQKIAAKVGFDWPAAGPVFEKLREELKEFERARDEASLSDLQEELGDLFFTLVNLSRHYKIDPETELRCANTKFLERFRHMERSAQEKGRKLDDLSPDQLEELWAAAKQSTS
- a CDS encoding ROK family transcriptional regulator, whose product is MNIVLFADQILSERERKTLSILEAIRRDGPLSRVEIAKLTDQNLVTTSKYVADLVSKGYVLEKGLDVSSGGRRPALVELNASAGYAIGLAVMQTGTLGVMIDLKANVVTKLKKPPIKVEREDDLQLLYGIVAELMEQSRVDSQVVKGVGLGLPGILAQGRRLIYKNLLEQKLGIESFIGSNVAYATFAEKWLSLDTRLKDLLYLYGVGTCGLVINGRVYRGINYNAGVIDRVEQVDGKVVRTCVVQGEDVEKLSQAAAEGREIDPQTAVAVGEKLGAKLAELVNLLTPEMIVVGGGMERAGSALIDAATRVIKQRTFEETSSGLEVIPARLGEDAVALGAAGSVVQHLFISS